In Nocardioides dokdonensis FR1436, the following are encoded in one genomic region:
- the truA gene encoding tRNA pseudouridine(38-40) synthase TruA, translating into MRLRIDLAYDGTDFRGWATQPGLRTVQHEVETALAVALRVGVREDQRAGEQARVPVVCAGRTDAGVHARGQVLHTDVDPALVAAAAGRSPKTPLETLERRVNGILPADVVVRRVVEAPVGFDARFSATWRRYVYRIADAASSRDPLARNHVVVWPRPLDVEVLQEASLPLVGHHDFASFCRRREGATTIRTLLDLDWRRGPDGLVEATVRADAFCHSMVRALVGCLLDVGQGRRPVDWPTWVLSARARLPQVTVAHPHGLTLEEVAYPADAELAERADQTRARRAALPGAPTSQEPT; encoded by the coding sequence GTGCGCCTGCGGATCGACCTCGCCTACGACGGCACCGACTTCCGCGGCTGGGCGACCCAACCCGGCCTCCGCACGGTCCAGCACGAGGTCGAGACGGCCCTGGCGGTGGCGCTGCGCGTCGGGGTCCGCGAGGACCAGCGCGCGGGCGAGCAGGCCCGGGTGCCGGTGGTGTGCGCGGGTCGCACCGACGCAGGGGTCCACGCCCGTGGCCAGGTGCTGCACACCGACGTCGACCCCGCGCTGGTCGCCGCGGCCGCTGGTCGCTCACCGAAGACCCCGTTGGAGACGCTGGAGCGCCGCGTCAACGGCATCCTGCCCGCCGACGTGGTCGTGCGCCGCGTGGTCGAGGCCCCGGTCGGCTTCGACGCCCGCTTCTCCGCGACCTGGCGCCGCTACGTCTACCGCATCGCCGACGCAGCCTCGAGCCGCGACCCGCTGGCCCGCAACCACGTCGTGGTCTGGCCCCGGCCGCTGGACGTCGAGGTGCTGCAGGAGGCCTCGCTCCCGCTGGTGGGACACCACGACTTCGCGTCCTTCTGCCGGCGTCGCGAGGGCGCCACGACGATCCGCACCCTGCTCGACCTCGACTGGCGCCGCGGACCGGACGGACTCGTCGAGGCGACCGTGCGCGCCGACGCGTTCTGCCACTCGATGGTGCGCGCGCTCGTGGGGTGCCTGCTGGACGTGGGGCAGGGCCGGCGTCCCGTCGACTGGCCCACCTGGGTGCTCAGCGCCCGGGCCCGCCTCCCGCAGGTCACCGTGGCGCACCCGCACGGGCTGACCCTCGAGGAGGTCGCCTACCCGGCCGACGCCGAGCTGGCCGAGCGCGCCGACCAGACCCGGGCCCGACGTGCGGCGCTGCCCGGAGCCCCGACCTCGCAGGAGCCGACGTGA
- a CDS encoding branched-chain amino acid ABC transporter permease — MQQLVNTALGGLTLGTVYAAFALALVLIFRSTRIVNFAQAPMAMITTFIALSIIDAGYSYWIGFAAALLAGLVLGAVIERVVIRPVEDKPDINAVILTLGLFITLHALAAVIFGNRFRSFPAPFGLRGLEVGGTTIRLTTSGIFTIVAVAVVLLLLVGLFRFTDIGLRMRASAYNPEVARLLGVRVGRMLTLGWALAAVVGSLSGLLIASGGLVHPGYMDSVVVYGFVAAVLGGLESPVGAVVGGLTLGLSLSFVSGYLGSELVALAALLILMLVLTLKPGGLFAVAAARRV, encoded by the coding sequence GTGCAACAGCTCGTGAACACCGCTCTCGGTGGGCTCACGCTCGGCACCGTGTACGCCGCGTTCGCGCTGGCGCTGGTGCTGATCTTCCGCTCGACGCGGATCGTGAACTTCGCCCAGGCGCCGATGGCGATGATCACGACCTTCATCGCCCTGAGCATCATCGACGCCGGCTACTCGTACTGGATCGGCTTCGCGGCCGCCCTGCTGGCCGGTCTGGTGCTCGGCGCGGTGATCGAGCGGGTGGTGATCCGCCCCGTCGAGGACAAGCCCGACATCAACGCGGTGATCCTGACCCTGGGGCTCTTCATCACCCTGCACGCCCTGGCCGCGGTGATCTTCGGCAACCGGTTCCGCTCGTTCCCGGCTCCCTTCGGTCTGCGGGGCCTGGAGGTCGGGGGCACCACCATCCGGCTCACCACCTCCGGGATCTTCACGATCGTCGCGGTCGCGGTGGTGCTGCTCCTGCTGGTCGGCCTGTTCCGCTTCACCGACATCGGCCTGCGGATGCGCGCCTCGGCGTACAACCCCGAGGTGGCCCGCCTGCTGGGCGTGCGCGTGGGTCGGATGCTGACCCTGGGCTGGGCGCTGGCCGCCGTGGTCGGGTCGCTGTCCGGCCTGCTGATCGCCAGCGGCGGGCTGGTGCACCCCGGCTACATGGACTCCGTGGTCGTCTACGGCTTCGTCGCCGCCGTCCTCGGCGGACTGGAGAGCCCGGTGGGCGCGGTCGTGGGCGGACTGACCCTGGGTCTCTCGCTCAGCTTCGTCAGCGGCTACCTCGGCTCCGAGCTGGTGGCGCTGGCGGCCCTGCTCATCCTGATGCTGGTGCTCACCCTCAAGCCCGGCGGCCTGTTCGCCGTCGCCGCTGCGAGGAGGGTCTGA
- a CDS encoding carbohydrate kinase family protein, translating to MDPDVMVVGEALVDVVRTADGAVGEHAGGSAANVAVALARLGRPVRFATAYADDERGALLARHLAGAGVRLASDPHVVRRTSTAEATIGTDGGASYVFDLDWRLGEVPQDPTPLALHVCSLGAVVAPGAEAVVRLVEALRARTTITYDVNMRPAVTGAGPEVVEQVERLVALADLVKVSDEDLEVLLPMLGVEDAARRLLSLGPRAVVLTRGAEGATWWSEAGAVDVSPRAVEVADTIGAGDTFAAALVDGLWHLDLLGGRLPTLSEASVHGLLDHASRAAAVTVSRPGADPPYRSELG from the coding sequence ATGGACCCGGACGTGATGGTGGTCGGCGAAGCCCTGGTCGACGTCGTGCGCACGGCCGACGGCGCGGTGGGGGAGCATGCCGGCGGCAGCGCCGCCAACGTCGCGGTCGCGCTCGCCCGCCTGGGGCGCCCGGTGCGCTTCGCCACCGCCTACGCCGACGACGAGCGGGGGGCGCTGCTGGCCCGGCACCTGGCCGGGGCGGGCGTCCGGCTCGCGAGCGACCCGCACGTCGTCCGGCGCACCTCCACCGCCGAGGCGACCATCGGCACCGACGGTGGGGCGAGCTACGTGTTCGACCTGGACTGGCGCCTCGGGGAGGTGCCCCAGGACCCGACGCCCCTCGCACTGCACGTCTGCTCGCTCGGGGCGGTGGTGGCCCCCGGGGCCGAGGCCGTGGTGCGCCTGGTGGAGGCGTTGCGCGCGCGCACGACGATCACCTACGACGTCAACATGCGCCCAGCGGTGACCGGTGCCGGGCCCGAGGTGGTCGAGCAGGTCGAGCGACTGGTGGCGCTGGCCGACCTGGTCAAGGTCAGCGACGAGGACCTCGAGGTGCTGCTGCCGATGCTCGGGGTCGAGGACGCGGCTCGACGGCTGCTGTCGCTCGGGCCTCGCGCCGTCGTGCTCACCCGCGGCGCCGAGGGTGCGACGTGGTGGTCGGAGGCAGGCGCCGTCGACGTCTCCCCGCGGGCCGTGGAGGTGGCCGACACCATCGGGGCGGGGGACACCTTCGCCGCGGCCCTGGTCGACGGGCTGTGGCACCTCGACCTGCTCGGGGGCCGGCTGCCGACGCTGTCGGAGGCGAGCGTGCACGGCCTGCTGGACCATGCCTCGCGGGCCGCAGCGGTGACCGTCTCGCGGCCCGGCGCCGACCCGCCGTACCGCTCCGAGCTGGGCTGA
- a CDS encoding ABC transporter substrate-binding protein: MKARLMAPLAGLLTATMVLAGCGAGGDRESDAGDGGGGASDVGVTDDTITLGAHFPLTGVAAPGYSEIPTGAKAYFDYVNAAGGVNGRQIEYIVKDDGYNPTNTSQVTNELVLKDEIFAMVGGLGTPTHSAVVDFLNSEGVPDFFVSSGSLQWGDDVEAKPYTFGWQPDYEIEGKIIGQYVAETMPDAKVGLFLQDDDFGDDGEKGVRQYLDDQIVGVERYTSGNTDVGPQVSGLQAAGADLVLSFNTPSYTALTQLTALSLGYKPTWFYSNVGSDPQLVGSLLNRFSEGAVDGDNSSLNGVLTTEYIPGVDAPDDAWVQLWQKVWDQEGEGGKLTNYRVYGMSQAYAFVQALMATGEDLTRDGLVETLEEQGGDFDGPQLAPFRFSADSHMGISGLRVVELQGGKSEDLTPVLVSDIGDAPIEEDSSDQANDAPPESGIPDAG; encoded by the coding sequence ATGAAGGCACGACTCATGGCCCCCCTGGCCGGCCTCCTCACGGCCACGATGGTCCTGGCGGGCTGCGGAGCGGGGGGCGACCGCGAGAGCGATGCCGGCGACGGCGGCGGGGGTGCCTCCGACGTCGGCGTCACCGACGACACCATCACCCTCGGCGCGCACTTCCCGCTGACCGGCGTCGCGGCGCCGGGCTACAGCGAGATCCCGACCGGCGCCAAGGCCTACTTCGACTACGTCAACGCCGCGGGCGGGGTGAACGGACGCCAGATCGAGTACATCGTCAAGGACGACGGCTACAACCCGACCAACACCAGCCAGGTCACCAACGAGCTGGTGCTCAAGGACGAGATCTTCGCGATGGTCGGCGGCCTGGGCACGCCCACGCACAGCGCCGTGGTCGACTTCCTCAACTCCGAGGGCGTGCCGGACTTCTTCGTCTCCTCGGGCTCGCTGCAGTGGGGCGACGACGTCGAGGCCAAGCCCTACACGTTCGGATGGCAGCCGGACTACGAGATCGAGGGCAAGATCATCGGCCAGTACGTCGCCGAGACGATGCCCGACGCGAAGGTCGGGCTCTTCCTCCAGGACGACGACTTCGGCGACGACGGTGAGAAGGGGGTGCGCCAGTACCTCGACGACCAGATCGTGGGTGTGGAGCGCTACACCTCGGGCAACACCGACGTGGGCCCTCAGGTCTCGGGTCTCCAGGCCGCCGGTGCCGACCTGGTCCTGTCGTTCAACACCCCGTCCTACACCGCGCTCACGCAGCTGACCGCGCTGTCGCTGGGCTACAAGCCGACCTGGTTCTACTCCAACGTCGGCTCCGACCCGCAACTGGTCGGCTCCCTGCTCAACCGGTTCTCCGAGGGCGCCGTGGACGGTGACAACAGCTCGCTCAACGGCGTGCTCACCACCGAGTACATCCCCGGCGTCGACGCTCCCGATGACGCGTGGGTCCAGCTGTGGCAGAAGGTGTGGGACCAGGAGGGCGAGGGCGGCAAGCTCACCAACTACCGGGTCTACGGCATGTCCCAGGCCTACGCCTTCGTCCAGGCCCTGATGGCCACCGGCGAGGACCTCACCCGTGACGGCCTGGTCGAGACGCTCGAGGAGCAGGGCGGCGACTTCGACGGTCCGCAGCTGGCGCCCTTCCGCTTCAGCGCCGACAGCCACATGGGCATCTCCGGCCTGCGGGTCGTCGAGCTCCAGGGCGGCAAGAGCGAGGACCTCACCCCGGTGCTCGTCAGCGACATCGGCGACGCCCCGATCGAGGAGGACTCCTCCGACCAGGCGAACGACGCCCCGCCGGAGAGCGGCATCCCCGACGCCGGCTGA
- a CDS encoding branched-chain amino acid ABC transporter permease — translation MSRLLDVWRHSVLGRHLLTALLGLVVVVVVLELVGDFRALQLAAMAYLAIAAGGLTVLTGINGQISLGHGALMAFGAYTTALLLDDPTGSMPISLVVLASVAVALVVGTAVGVAAARLHGPYLAGATLALAVAVPGIALYFGQTLGGEQGLRVSLPDVPTWALDLEYLLTGTEMSRSQYVAYLGWITLIVTFVLLANLARGRVGRRWRAVRDDEVSAELAGIQLGRARISAFMVSAAAAGAAGSVLAITARLAAPSGFTLVLSLTLLTAVVLGGLGYLSGALIGAGLLTFLPPFVTRIGSDAGLSDIRAAELSPLVYGLVMVLVILLAPAGLVGTARMAWAGRRARSHADDHDAPADVPHDTQHETGTTTSKGSTR, via the coding sequence ATGAGTCGACTGCTCGACGTGTGGCGGCACTCGGTCCTGGGCCGACACCTGCTCACCGCGCTCCTGGGCCTGGTCGTGGTCGTCGTGGTCCTCGAGCTGGTCGGTGACTTCCGGGCCCTCCAGCTGGCCGCGATGGCCTACCTGGCCATCGCCGCCGGCGGACTCACCGTGCTGACCGGCATCAACGGCCAGATCTCGTTGGGGCACGGCGCCCTGATGGCGTTCGGCGCCTACACGACCGCCCTGCTGCTCGACGACCCGACGGGCTCCATGCCCATCTCGCTGGTCGTGCTCGCCTCCGTCGCGGTCGCGCTGGTCGTCGGCACCGCCGTCGGGGTCGCTGCCGCGCGGCTGCACGGCCCCTACCTGGCCGGCGCCACGCTCGCCCTGGCGGTGGCGGTGCCGGGCATCGCGCTCTACTTCGGCCAGACCCTGGGTGGCGAGCAGGGCCTGCGGGTCTCCCTGCCCGACGTCCCGACCTGGGCGCTGGACCTGGAGTACCTCCTGACCGGCACCGAGATGTCGCGCAGCCAGTACGTCGCCTACCTCGGCTGGATCACCCTCATCGTCACGTTCGTCCTGCTGGCCAACCTGGCCCGAGGGCGAGTCGGTCGCCGGTGGCGGGCGGTGCGCGACGACGAGGTCTCCGCCGAGCTGGCCGGCATCCAGCTGGGCCGGGCCCGGATCTCCGCCTTCATGGTCAGCGCCGCGGCCGCCGGTGCCGCGGGCTCGGTGCTGGCCATCACCGCACGGCTGGCCGCCCCCAGCGGCTTCACGCTCGTGCTCAGCCTCACGCTGCTCACCGCGGTCGTCCTGGGTGGGTTGGGCTACCTCTCCGGAGCCCTGATCGGCGCCGGGCTGCTGACCTTCCTGCCCCCGTTCGTGACCCGCATCGGCTCGGACGCGGGCCTCTCCGACATCCGGGCCGCGGAGCTGTCCCCCCTGGTCTACGGCCTGGTGATGGTCCTGGTGATCCTCCTGGCCCCGGCCGGCCTGGTCGGCACCGCCCGGATGGCCTGGGCCGGGCGACGCGCCCGCAGCCATGCCGACGACCACGACGCACCGGCCGACGTCCCGCACGACACCCAGCACGAGACCGGCACCACCACCTCGAAGGGAAGTACACGATGA
- a CDS encoding class I SAM-dependent methyltransferase: MTDEPDNEHYFTADPSVPFTRAPVTVSVWGHELDLVTGSGVFARGRLDGGTAVLLRETPAPAGGRLLDLGCGYGVIGLGAAVAAPTAQVTAVDVNERALLLARENAASLGVSQRYTALLPDQVPAEATYDEIWSNPPIRIGKPALHQLLLTWLPRLVPGGRAVLVVGKNLGADSLQRWLGEQGWPTTRIGGAKGFRVLETRRAGD, encoded by the coding sequence GTGACCGACGAGCCCGACAATGAGCACTACTTCACCGCCGACCCCTCTGTGCCGTTCACGCGCGCGCCCGTCACGGTGTCGGTCTGGGGCCACGAGCTGGACCTGGTGACCGGCTCGGGCGTCTTCGCCCGGGGTCGGCTCGACGGGGGCACCGCCGTGCTGCTCCGCGAGACCCCGGCGCCCGCCGGGGGACGGCTCCTCGACCTCGGCTGCGGCTACGGCGTCATCGGGCTGGGCGCTGCGGTCGCCGCACCGACCGCGCAGGTCACGGCCGTCGACGTCAACGAGCGGGCCCTGCTGCTGGCCCGCGAGAACGCCGCGTCGCTGGGGGTGTCTCAGCGCTACACCGCGCTGCTGCCCGACCAGGTGCCCGCGGAGGCGACGTACGACGAGATCTGGTCGAACCCGCCGATCCGCATCGGCAAGCCGGCGCTCCACCAGCTGCTGCTCACCTGGCTGCCCCGCCTGGTGCCCGGTGGGCGTGCGGTCCTGGTCGTGGGCAAGAACCTGGGCGCCGACTCGCTGCAGCGCTGGTTGGGCGAGCAGGGCTGGCCGACCACCCGGATCGGTGGTGCGAAGGGCTTCCGGGTGCTCGAGACGCGGCGTGCCGGTGACTGA
- a CDS encoding maleylpyruvate isomerase family mycothiol-dependent enzyme, giving the protein MPHDWNRLLQTTTERLVALVGEADLAASVPACPDWCAADLVEHVGGVYQWATQAVVDNNPEADVAPAPADLSALPDWFRGHAVELVRVLTGTDPDRPAWTFGRGRGTVGWWTRRQVLETVLHTFDLLDSQGRAAEWEPSPALAWDAVGEVVTLFYPRQVRMGRIEPLPGTLLLTPTDVDADPVAVGDGRPVVEVSAPAAELVRLAYRRRTSQDPEAAALFAHGLTP; this is encoded by the coding sequence GTGCCCCACGACTGGAACAGGCTCCTGCAGACGACGACCGAGCGCCTGGTCGCCCTGGTCGGTGAGGCCGACCTGGCCGCCTCGGTGCCCGCCTGCCCCGACTGGTGCGCCGCGGACCTGGTGGAGCACGTGGGCGGGGTCTACCAGTGGGCCACCCAGGCGGTGGTCGACAACAACCCCGAGGCGGACGTCGCACCCGCGCCCGCCGACCTCAGTGCCCTGCCCGACTGGTTCCGCGGCCACGCCGTCGAGCTGGTCCGGGTCCTGACCGGCACCGACCCCGACCGTCCGGCCTGGACCTTCGGGCGCGGGCGCGGGACCGTCGGCTGGTGGACGCGGCGCCAGGTCCTCGAGACCGTGCTGCACACCTTCGACCTCCTGGACTCCCAGGGGCGCGCCGCCGAGTGGGAGCCGTCCCCGGCCCTGGCCTGGGACGCCGTGGGCGAGGTGGTCACGCTGTTCTACCCCCGCCAGGTGCGGATGGGACGCATCGAACCGCTGCCGGGCACCCTGCTCCTCACGCCCACCGACGTCGACGCGGACCCGGTCGCGGTCGGGGACGGCCGACCGGTCGTCGAGGTCAGCGCCCCGGCAGCAGAGCTGGTCCGGCTGGCCTACCGCCGACGCACCAGTCAGGACCCCGAGGCCGCGGCGCTGTTCGCGCACGGCCTGACGCCCTGA